Proteins from a genomic interval of Zingiber officinale cultivar Zhangliang chromosome 1B, Zo_v1.1, whole genome shotgun sequence:
- the LOC122055693 gene encoding BTB/POZ domain-containing protein NPY4-like, which produces MKYMKLGSRPDDFHSDGNNIRFVTAELEADIVISVADVKFYLHKFPLLSKSSRLQKLIAAKNEENNEIDIPDIPGGPAAFEICAKFCYGMIVTLNAYNVIAARCAAEYLEMHDSIEKGNLIYKIDVFLSSSVLRAWKDSIIVLQTTKSLLPWAENLKVVSQCINSLASKASIDPSEVDWSYTYNMKKIASDNGIDVHWNGVRKQQSVPSDWWVEDLCDLEVDLYKRVILAIKAKGLVSNDVIGEALKAYAYRRLPGFQKGRVMTAGINAPKVQTILETIICLLPTEPGSVSCSFLFNLLRTAHLLECEGICKKELIMRIGSQLHEASVSDLLFPATTGEIAHDVDLVLSIVEEFVMLDNDIAQTNPEDLEEVVEIKSPIFVSPNSKVAVTKLVDGYLAEIAKDPNLPLSKFIRLAKMVSAASRPVHDTLYQAIDKYLKEHPLLTKSERKEICALMDCKKLTTEARIHAIQNEYLPLRVVVQVLFFEQMGALAGCATELPENGRPLFLHENAASYGSSRSSVTTNTRDGWGSVPNSLKPVSLACSGGERHNGCNDADKNCDHKGNSKVKGILMPKKIMNKLWSSKVGENSSSDMSESPDSTTLESKSVHSRNTRHSVS; this is translated from the exons GTTTGTTACAGCTGAACTGGAAGCTGACATTGTCATAAGTGTAGCAGATGTGAAGTTTTATCTACATAAG TTCCCTCTTCTATCGAAAAGTTCTCGCTTGCAAAAGCTGATAGCAGCTAAAAATGAGGAGAACAATGAGATTGACATACCTGACATTCCTGGTGGCCCAGCTGCATTTGAGATCTGTGCTAAATTTTGTTATGGCATGATTGTTACCCTCAACGCGTACAATGTCATTGCAGCTCGCTGTGCTGCAGAATACCTTGAAATGCATGACAGTATTGAGAAAGGAAACCTCATCTACAAAATAGATGTCTTCTTGAGCTCCAGTGTTCTGCGTGCATGGAAGGATTCAATAATCGTTCTTCAGACAACAAAGTCTTTGCTACCATGGGCGGAGAACTTAAAGGTAGTCAGCCAATGCATCAACTCTCTAGCTTCCAAAGCATCCATCGATCCTTCTGAGGTAGATTGGTCCTACACCTACAACATGAAGAAAATTGCATCTGACAATGGAATTGATGTGCATTGGAATGGAGTTAGGAAACAACAGTCTGTCCCCTCAGATTGGTGGGTTGAGGATCTCTGTGATCTTGAAGTGGACTTATATAAGCGGGTTATCCTTGCCATCAAGGCGAAGGGGCTGGTGTCAAATGATGTGATCGGAGAAGCTCTAAAAGCTTATGCTTACAGGAGGCTTCCAGGTTTTCAGAAAGGTAGAGTGATGACTGCAGGCATCAATGCTCCAAAAGTTCAAACAATACTGGAAACCATTATTTGTCTATTGCCGACTGAACCAGGTTCAGTTTCATGCAGTTTCTTGTTCAATCTTTTAAGAACTGCACACTTGCTGGAATGCGAAGGAATATGCAAGAAAGAATTGATCATGAGAATCGGATCCCAGTTACATGAAGCTTCTGTGTCCGACCTTTTATTTCCAGCAACGACAGGGGAGATTGCGCATGATGTTGACTTGGTTCTGAGTATCGTGGAAGAGTTTGTGATGCTTGACAATGACATTGCTCAAACCAATCCTGAGGACTTAGAGGAAGTCGTGGAGATCAAGAGCCCAATCTTTGTTTCACCAAATTCAAAAGTTGCTGTTACAAAGCTCGTTGACGGGTACCTCGCTGAAATTGCAAAAGATCCAAATCTACCTCTTTCCAAGTTTATCAGGCTTGCCAAAATGGTATCAGCTGCCTCAAGGCCGGTACATGATACACTTTACCAAGCAATTGATAAGTATCTTAAG GAGCACCCGTTGCTAACAAAGAGTGAAAGGAAGGAAATATGCGCTCTGATGGACTGCAAAAAGCTGACGACTGAGGCCCGCATTCATGCAATTCAAAATGAGTACCTTCCTCTTCGCGTAGTGGTTCAAGTTCTCTTCTTTGAGCAGATGGGAGCATTAGCGGGTTGTGCAACTGAACTACCAGAAAATGGTAGACCTCTTTTCCTTCATGAAAATGCTGCCTCCTATGGGAGCTCAAGATCGTCCGTCACAACAAACACAAGAGACGGATGGGGCAGTGTCCCTAATTCTCTCAAGCCTGTGAGCTTGGCCTGTAGTGGCGGAGAAAGACACAATGGATGCAATGATGCTGATAAGAATTGTGATCACAAGGGTAACAGCAAAGTCAAGGGAATACTGATGCCCAAGAAGATAATGAACAAGCTGTGGTCAAGCAAAGTTGGCGAAAACAGCAGCTCTGACATGTCTGAGAGCCCTGACTCCACTACTCTAGAATCCAAATCGGTTCATTCAAGGAACACAAGACACTCGGTGTCATAG